One window of the Pyrus communis chromosome 17, drPyrComm1.1, whole genome shotgun sequence genome contains the following:
- the LOC137723278 gene encoding uncharacterized protein, translating into MKNLARVLKLATPGSIVSFPALTRVVGVAPPPQFHLATRFIASKVADAAAKPQIMASSYSSSSYSDPCLDIFFKVRPPPPESAAHTSHTDTALINSLEQQLPLAWSHNPLTTLKLISNLSTNHFYPEASSAATSWLHRNHPRTLAHNLDSFGGLYSIVEILYSLLLPQGQQETEVEEMEEKHRQRYDRDPHYKSLHDRAMDIFVERLKSDIQKMQQNKLELKPSDYLTDDDDHDEDDSQEHDSVIRPIDADAFADLYVSEAADCFLTTFPSDAHALRAIALRESTARRFFPLVSQSQQPDQSSKEDDQWERLRKEFLVPLQKYYKRQGRFNPRRWGVDIKYLEQVKASAATASKGNLSCFIEPDALLPHFIIRYLQDANVGEAAELQWNALLRKHKEGGKFRNCFAVCNMDRIMGGARELTASLGLFVSELNEEPAWKGKLISSAPLPAAAGDDHALLFRLPHLYSVPCNDGLRSKLSFLMGMDGCLVVHLPKVFDLILQVTVNENLKPDQMIQKLFIFNDNMGSDFFDGAAWETQYEAIRTMFKDKGYGDDAVPHILFWDIWCWEMPSIALPRPGVTLLRGWSNDLVRSFLENGGDIGLHHVMEAAFSDEQFQALAVVD; encoded by the coding sequence ATGAAGAATCTGGCCAGGGTTCTGAAATTAGCAACACCAGGCAGCATTGTTTCTTTTCCTGCACTGACAAGGGTGGTTGGTGTCGCTCCTCCTCCGCAATTCCACCTCGCAACAAGATTCATAGCGTCCAAGGTGGCCGACGCCGCCGCTAAGCCTCAGATTATGGCTTCCTcctactcctcctcctcctacaGTGACCCGTGCCTCGATATTTTTTTCAAGGTGcgaccaccaccaccagaaTCTGCCGCCCATACTTCCCACACTGACACTGCCCTCATCAACTCTCTCGAGCAACAGCTCCCACTCGCCTGGTCCCACAACCCCCTCACCACCCTCAAGCTTATCTCCAACCTCTCCACAAATCACTTCTATCCGGAAGCCTCGTCCGCGGCCACGTCTTGGCTCCACCGCAACCACCCCAGAACTCTGGCGCATAACCTTGACTCTTTCGGGGGATTGTACTCCATTGTCGAGATTCTCTACAGCCTTCTCCTTCCGCAGGGCCAGCAAGAGACGGAGGTGGAGGAGATGGAGGAGAAACACCGCCAGAGATACGACCGCGATCCGCATTACAAGTCCTTGCACGACCGCGCTATGGATATTTTCGTGGAGCGGCTCAAGTCCGATATTCAAAAGATGCAGCAGAACAAGCTGGAACTCAAGCCTTCTGATTATTTAACTGATGACGACGATCATGACGAGGATGATTCTCAGGAACATGATTCTGTTATACGTCCTATTGATGCTGATGCTTTTGCTGATCTCTACGTCTCCGAGGCCGCAGACTGTTTCCTCACCACATTCCCCTCCGACGCCCATGCCCTCCGCGCCATTGCGCTTCGCGAAAGCACTGCCAGGCGGTTCTTCCCTTTGGTGTCACAATCGCAACAACCAGATCAATCATCAAAGGAGGATGATCAGTGGGAGCGGCTGAGGAAGGAGTTCTTGGTGCCCTTGCAGAAGTACTACAAGCGTCAGGGCAGGTTCAACCCGAGACGGTGGGGTGTGGATATTAAATATTTGGAGCAGGTGAAAGCCTCAGCAGCAACAGCAAGCAAAGGCAATTTAAGCTGCTTCATAGAGCCCGATGCTTTGCTTCCACATTTTATCATACGATATTTGCAAGATGCGAATGTTGGGGAGGCGGCTGAGCTTCAGTGGAATGCATTGCTGCGCAAGCACAAGGAGGGTGGCAAATTCAGAAACTGCTTCGCTGTATGTAACATGGACAGAATTATGGGCGGGGCTAGGGAATTGACGGCGAGTTTGGGACTTTTTGTGAGTGAACTGAATGAAGAGCCGGCCTGGAAAGGAAAGCTGATCAGTTCCGCTCCTCTTCCGGCTGCTGCCGGGGACGACCACGCTCTGTTATTTCGTCTTCCTCATCTGTATTCAGTACCCTGCAACGATGGCCTAAGGTCTAAATTATCTTTTTTGATGGGAATGGACGGCTGCCTGGTAGTTCATTTGCCAAAGGTGTTTGATTTGATTCTCCAAGTGACTGTCAATGAGAATTTGAAGCCAGATCAGATGATCCAAAAGCTCTTTATCTTCAACGACAACATGGGCTCTGATTTTTTTGATGGCGCGGCCTGGGAGACTCAGTACGAGGCCATAAGAACCATGTTTAAGGACAAAGGGTATGGGGATGATGCGGTGCCTCACATTCTGTTTTGGGATATTTGGTGCTGGGAAATGCCTTCCATCGCTTTGCCTCGTCCAGGGGTGACGCTATTGCGTGGCTGGTCTAATGATTTGGTCAGGTCCTTCTTGGAGAATGGTGGGGATATTGGCCTGCACCATGTCATGGAAGCAGCCTTCTCGGACGAACAGTTTCAAGCTCTTGCTGTTGTGGATTGA